One window of the Pedobacter ginsengisoli genome contains the following:
- a CDS encoding molybdenum cofactor guanylyltransferase: MIGVVLCGGESKRMGSDKGLLSVGSLTWAQHAEAKLAELDIPVVISINQTQLPKYNHIYNTEKLIIDTINVKGPLKGLLSVHQYYPDDDLMLLACDMIDMDVDTLQELKKNYYINPHFDYYLYQCDGFMEPLCAVYPAETLKALIKIIDTSELTHFSMHRIIKESNYKTIEIKEKEKFSNYNTANYLRAKTSN, encoded by the coding sequence ATGATAGGTGTAGTATTATGCGGTGGAGAAAGTAAAAGAATGGGATCAGACAAAGGCCTTTTATCAGTTGGTTCCCTTACCTGGGCTCAACATGCCGAGGCAAAACTTGCAGAACTGGATATCCCTGTAGTAATATCCATTAACCAGACTCAGTTGCCAAAGTACAACCACATTTATAATACAGAAAAACTGATAATAGACACCATAAACGTTAAAGGGCCACTTAAAGGTTTATTAAGTGTGCATCAATATTACCCTGATGATGACTTAATGCTACTGGCCTGCGACATGATAGATATGGATGTTGATACACTGCAGGAATTAAAGAAGAACTATTACATAAACCCTCATTTTGATTACTATTTGTACCAATGCGATGGTTTTATGGAACCACTATGTGCAGTTTATCCTGCCGAAACATTAAAAGCTCTTATAAAGATCATCGATACTTCAGAGCTTACCCATTTTTCAATGCATAGAATAATTAAAGAATCCAACTATAAAACTATTGAAATAAAAGAGAAAGAGAAATTTTCCAATTACAATACCGCCAACTATTTACGAGCAAAAACAAGCAATTAA
- a CDS encoding molybdenum cofactor biosynthesis protein MoaE: protein MDYITNKDLDLVGLLQKAHHPAAGAVVLFSGDVRDNNVGKTVDFLEYEAHTSMASKMIESILIDAKNRWRLNIAVAQHRTGKVGIMEAAVVVITASAHRAEAYAANRYIIDRIKHEAPIWKCEFFTDGTKEWGGNCNCHKDTGDVNKHIYEFEDIL, encoded by the coding sequence ATGGACTATATAACAAATAAAGATTTAGACCTGGTAGGATTGCTTCAAAAAGCGCATCATCCGGCTGCCGGAGCTGTAGTATTGTTCAGTGGCGATGTGAGGGATAATAATGTCGGGAAAACAGTCGATTTTCTGGAATATGAAGCTCACACTTCCATGGCCTCTAAAATGATCGAAAGCATTTTAATTGATGCAAAAAATAGATGGAGGCTTAATATAGCTGTAGCTCAGCACAGAACAGGAAAAGTCGGGATTATGGAAGCAGCAGTTGTTGTAATTACAGCTTCTGCACACAGAGCCGAAGCCTACGCAGCTAACCGTTATATAATAGATAGAATTAAACACGAGGCCCCAATATGGAAATGTGAATTCTTTACAGACGGGACAAAGGAATGGGGAGGCAATTGTAATTGCCATAAAGACACCGGCGACGTTAACAAACACATTTACGAATTCGAAGATATATTATGA
- a CDS encoding MoaD/ThiS family protein produces the protein MRIEVFAILKEYFSKEFEINERLKTIEELRAHLTIINPASSKILKICRFAVHDEFVADHYELTGTDNIVIIPPSSGG, from the coding sequence ATGAGAATCGAGGTTTTTGCAATTTTAAAGGAATATTTCAGCAAAGAGTTTGAAATTAACGAGAGGCTAAAAACAATTGAAGAGCTTAGGGCACATTTGACCATCATAAATCCCGCCTCTTCTAAAATACTTAAAATATGTCGTTTTGCCGTGCACGATGAGTTTGTAGCAGACCATTATGAACTTACAGGCACCGACAACATTGTTATCATACCACCTAGCAGCGGAGGTTAA
- a CDS encoding GTP 3',8-cyclase MoaA gives MTALRDNLGRTFKTLRISLINTCNLACTYCTYGNDESKENYTKHESNVISVHEMLNLIKRLHARLELTTIRFTGGEPLLYKELTTLITGTRDLGIGNLNLTTNGLLLQKMAPALKAAGLRSVNVSLDAIDPLTFFKMSRRHGLEQTLSGIEAAINEGIEVKLNAVIMKGMNDNQVIPLLKFAFSKNIKIRFLEIMSMGHLHGKIDEYFFSQKDILSLINRYYNFSPVSRSDSATANYWRTEEGHHFGIIANESHPFCADCNRLRLDAYGNIYGCLSNNNPVSIAHTNTAGFDFKLREALAQKQSIKFTGSKLSMLHIGG, from the coding sequence ATGACGGCACTTAGGGATAATTTAGGAAGAACTTTCAAAACGCTTAGAATAAGCCTGATAAACACCTGCAATCTGGCCTGCACATATTGTACTTATGGTAACGATGAAAGCAAAGAAAATTACACCAAACATGAGTCTAATGTAATTTCAGTTCATGAAATGCTAAACCTGATTAAGCGCCTGCATGCAAGGTTAGAGCTAACAACAATACGTTTTACAGGAGGCGAGCCATTGCTTTATAAAGAGCTTACCACCCTAATTACAGGAACAAGGGACCTTGGAATAGGTAACCTGAATTTAACTACCAACGGACTTTTGCTTCAAAAAATGGCTCCGGCTTTAAAAGCCGCTGGTTTACGCTCTGTTAATGTATCATTGGATGCTATTGATCCTTTAACCTTCTTTAAAATGAGTAGACGACATGGATTAGAACAAACACTTAGCGGAATTGAAGCCGCAATAAACGAAGGCATAGAAGTAAAATTAAATGCTGTGATTATGAAAGGGATGAACGACAACCAGGTAATCCCACTATTAAAGTTTGCTTTTAGTAAAAACATTAAAATTCGTTTTCTGGAAATCATGTCGATGGGCCATTTGCACGGTAAGATTGATGAGTATTTTTTCTCACAAAAAGACATATTGTCTCTTATAAACAGGTATTATAATTTCAGCCCGGTAAGCAGATCGGATAGTGCAACGGCCAATTACTGGAGAACCGAAGAAGGTCACCATTTTGGAATAATAGCTAATGAAAGTCACCCCTTTTGCGCCGATTGTAATCGGTTACGACTTGACGCTTACGGAAACATCTATGGTTGCCTAAGCAACAACAATCCGGTTTCTATTGCCCATACAAATACCGCTGGTTTTGATTTCAAATTAAGAGAAGCACTGGCACAAAAACAATCTATAAAATTCACAGGAAGTAAGTTAAGCATGCTTCATATAGGAGGATAA
- a CDS encoding sulfite exporter TauE/SafE family protein translates to MALDISIALSLFLVGFLYSSVGHGGASGYIAVLSLFAIPVTTYKPLILVLNIIVAGMAFYQFWRSGYFKWKLCRTFLITSIPCAFIGSKFPIHGNVYNILLGLALVLPIIKLLGITPDVKEEKKKVVVVPALIIGAVIGFLSGMLNIGGGIFLSPVLILLSWANAKEAAAASALFIVLNSLGGLLGNSTEITITSSSALWFLMAAAGGFTGSYWGSWRFPQITVRYLLTAVLAIASCKLIFFM, encoded by the coding sequence ATGGCATTAGACATTAGCATAGCATTATCTTTATTTTTAGTAGGTTTCCTGTATTCTTCTGTAGGTCATGGTGGTGCAAGTGGCTATATAGCTGTGCTCTCGCTATTTGCCATTCCGGTTACTACCTATAAACCTCTAATTCTTGTTTTAAACATTATTGTGGCCGGCATGGCATTTTATCAATTCTGGAGATCAGGATACTTTAAGTGGAAATTATGCAGAACCTTTTTAATAACCTCTATCCCCTGTGCCTTTATCGGTTCCAAATTCCCAATTCATGGAAACGTATACAACATTTTGCTAGGACTGGCATTGGTGCTGCCAATAATTAAATTACTTGGAATTACCCCTGATGTAAAAGAAGAGAAAAAGAAAGTTGTCGTAGTTCCTGCATTAATTATTGGGGCAGTAATTGGTTTTCTTTCCGGAATGCTAAACATTGGCGGAGGCATATTTCTAAGTCCCGTTCTCATCTTATTATCATGGGCTAATGCCAAAGAAGCAGCGGCGGCATCAGCACTTTTTATAGTTTTAAATTCTCTTGGCGGACTGCTTGGCAACTCCACCGAAATCACCATAACCTCCTCATCGGCTTTATGGTTTTTAATGGCTGCGGCAGGTGGCTTTACTGGTTCGTACTGGGGTAGCTGGCGCTTTCCTCAAATCACAGTACGCTACCTGCTAACTGCAGTTCTGGCAATTGCATCATGTAAACTAATATTTTTTATGTAA
- a CDS encoding rubredoxin domain-containing protein, whose translation MENKEIKKHQVKVNLPGGIVSVGDLLQILNILEESGIENVRFGTRQQLYFSADEDKLEDIEHGFFISDTEFEIDTDKQPNIISSYVTEDIFNNSNWLREGVYRDILDSFNYTPRLKINLADNSQTLIPFFTGNLNFISSEIGNYWYLYIRFPRTNIIYCWSSLIYSEDIGTLSKLVEDAIFNNKNLFYDQVSIDGQLLENEVKLKGSILYQPLSAPLKLPDFQLPYYEGFNKYNDKYWLGIYRRNELFPVSFLKDLCAICAKTRIGQLYTTPWKSIIIKGVETDDKKLWNAVLDKNRINVRHASNELNWQSEDLCEYGLNLKRELITEFNKVDLRTFKLCFAVKTNPKSGLFGSVIIRKCTNSNEEEECKFDILHTTDFNPNSKNFTLYKSNILRASLAQELMQLCNNYYELQTLSEISSANNYYDSELVTEVEHVIVHQCNHCLTIYDEIWGDEANGILPGTSFSDLKEDYSCAMCGAPKSDIIPIHKESVLTV comes from the coding sequence GGGATTGAAAACGTAAGATTCGGCACCAGACAGCAGCTTTATTTTTCTGCTGATGAGGATAAACTGGAAGATATAGAACATGGGTTCTTTATATCAGATACTGAGTTTGAAATTGACACTGATAAACAGCCAAACATCATTAGCTCTTATGTAACAGAAGATATATTTAACAATTCAAATTGGCTTCGCGAAGGAGTTTACAGAGACATTTTGGATTCTTTTAATTATACACCAAGACTAAAAATCAACCTGGCAGACAACAGTCAAACCTTAATTCCATTTTTCACCGGAAATCTAAACTTTATCTCATCAGAGATTGGCAACTATTGGTATTTATACATTCGCTTTCCAAGAACTAACATCATTTATTGCTGGTCGTCCTTAATTTACTCTGAAGATATTGGCACCCTTAGTAAACTTGTTGAAGATGCAATATTTAACAATAAAAACTTGTTTTATGATCAGGTAAGTATTGATGGACAACTACTGGAAAATGAAGTAAAATTAAAAGGAAGCATTTTATACCAACCACTCTCCGCTCCGCTAAAACTACCTGATTTTCAATTACCTTACTACGAGGGCTTCAATAAATACAATGACAAATATTGGCTGGGAATTTACCGTAGAAATGAATTATTTCCGGTATCATTTCTTAAAGACCTTTGCGCAATCTGTGCAAAAACACGCATAGGCCAGCTGTATACTACTCCTTGGAAATCAATTATCATTAAAGGCGTAGAAACAGACGACAAAAAACTATGGAATGCCGTACTGGATAAGAACCGCATAAATGTACGTCATGCTTCCAACGAGCTAAATTGGCAAAGCGAGGATCTGTGCGAATATGGACTTAACCTTAAACGCGAGCTCATTACTGAGTTTAACAAGGTAGATTTAAGAACCTTCAAACTTTGTTTTGCGGTTAAAACGAATCCTAAAAGTGGTCTTTTTGGATCGGTAATTATCAGAAAATGCACCAATAGCAATGAAGAAGAGGAATGTAAATTCGATATTCTGCATACTACAGATTTCAACCCCAATTCAAAGAATTTTACACTTTATAAAAGCAACATTTTAAGAGCATCATTAGCTCAGGAATTGATGCAGCTCTGCAACAATTATTATGAGCTCCAAACTTTATCAGAAATCTCTTCGGCAAACAATTATTATGACTCAGAATTGGTTACCGAAGTTGAACATGTTATTGTTCACCAGTGCAATCATTGCTTAACCATATACGATGAAATATGGGGCGACGAGGCGAATGGGATATTACCCGGCACCAGCTTTTCAGATTTAAAAGAAGATTACAGCTGTGCAATGTGCGGGGCTCCAAAATCAGATATTATTCCAATTCATAAAGAATCAGTATTAACAGTTTAA